AAACCTACGGACCCGCGCTGCTCTGTCGCCGTCCCCTCGCCCAGACGGCAAAGGCGATCAGCACGGCGCCCGCCAGGGTGAACCAGGTGATGGCATATTGCAGATGATCGTCCTTCAGATGCACGTCGAGCGGTCCCGGACGCGGAATGCCGTTCGCCGGCACCGGCTGCTCGAGATCGACGTAGAACGGCGCAGTCGTGCCCCAGCCCAGGGCGCCGGCGATCGCCAGATGATCGCGTACGAACCACAACCGCTTGACGCGATTCTCGGCCGGCGTCAGCCATCCGGCCTCTTCCGGGAATCGGAGATAGCCGGTGAGCGCGACGGGCGTGCCGGTAACCAGCTTCTGCACCGCGCGATCCTCGACGCTGCGCTCCTGCATCGTGTTCTCGACGAAGCCCGTATCGATCACCACGATCTCCCCGCCCGGCAGCCGGGCCGGCAGGAACGCCCAGGTGCCGGGCGTTGATGCGTCCTTGCGCACCGCGGAGCCGGACGAATAGACCATCGCGTCCGGCAGGGGCGCATAGGTCGCGGTGAAGCTGACGCGGCGAAACTCGTCGCGCGCAGGGGTCAGCGCGGCCCATTGCTGGGGCGGCGGCAGCGCAACGGGTGCTGCCGCGAGGCGCTCCGTGAGCGCGGCGATCAGCTCGTGCTTGGCGGTGCGGCGCTGCAATTGCCAGATTCCGAGCGCGACGAAA
This genomic interval from Bradyrhizobium guangzhouense contains the following:
- a CDS encoding SURF1 family protein, coding for MNETSSKPGVTGFMLFTLLLTAAFVALGIWQLQRRTAKHELIAALTERLAAAPVALPPPQQWAALTPARDEFRRVSFTATYAPLPDAMVYSSGSAVRKDASTPGTWAFLPARLPGGEIVVIDTGFVENTMQERSVEDRAVQKLVTGTPVALTGYLRFPEEAGWLTPAENRVKRLWFVRDHLAIAGALGWGTTAPFYVDLEQPVPANGIPRPGPLDVHLKDDHLQYAITWFTLAGAVLIAFAVWARGRRQSSAGP